Genomic DNA from Corynebacterium diphtheriae:
TATCTCATCGCCACACTTGGCCTATCGTTTGCAGCAACGCTCGGCCTCGTCGCCTTTATCACCCTCACGGTGCAATGCGATACCGGTTTTGGCCGCAACATTTGCCGTGCTGATGACGCAGCCCATCCGCGAGCTCTACCAATTCGGTATGGCCATGATGCTGGGCATTTTGATCGACACTTTTATCATCCGACCGCTCATGGCACCGGCAATCGTTACCCTCCTAGGCGATCGCGCGCTGCTGCCAGCGAAGCCAGGGCAGGAGAGCCGCGAGGCTTCTATGGAGCCTGTGCCTGCCTCATAAGCAATCTGTAACGCCCGAAGGGGCGGCACCTGTGTCCATGCTGGTCATAGGCGCCGCCCTTTCACATTGCCCATCGGGGGGTAATTGGGTAGGCATGATTAAAAAACTAGAGGGAATGAGCCTTAGACTGAGAAAGTCTTAATCAAAAAATTTCAGCTGTTTTAGGGGAAACGAAGATGTCGCGTGCGACGTTGGGTATTCGTTCATCGTGGGTTGGGTTTGTTGCGGCGGCGACCACCGCAATGGCTAGCACTATTGCTCCTGTTGCGCATGCACAAGTAGCACATCACGTGCCACATGATGGATGCAGCGCAGTGGAGGTTGCAGTAGTTGGTGGAACAACTCAAGCAAATATTCACGACGATCCCCATGACGTGTACAGCTTTGGCAAGGGAACCAACTTTGCGGTAAATATGACGCGGCGATTCCATAACGTTACCGCGTGGCAATTGCCTTATTACTCATCGGCAGGAATCACAGCCTCGAACAACGACGCTGAACAAAAAGAATTCCCGCCCTATGCAGTCTCTAAAAACCGCGGAGTTGATGCGCTTGATGCGCACCTTTCCGATCAGGCTGTGAAGTGTCCAGATACCCAATTCGTGATCGCAGGTTTTCCCAAGGGGCGGACATCGCAGGTGATATGGCTGAGCGTATTTCTCGTGGCAAGACTAACCCTGCACTTACTCCGGAACGCGTTCTTGGCGTTTATCTTTTGGCAGACCCTGGGCGCTCGGATCTGCTCATGAATCCCACGCAAGGGCAGACAACGACGGGCAAGAGTGGCCCGTTGACCGAAAACGGTGCCGTGCTGATCGAAACAAACCTCGGTCTTCCTGGTGCAGGTTCTGTAGGCATTGCAGGGCCACGTGCAGCGGGGGCATTTAGTAACCTTCCCGGAAAAGTTCGCTCAATCTGCAGTAGTGGTGATCCCGCCTGTGCGGTCCACCCGAAAGGTCTGCTGGCATCCGTGGGGGAAGTGGGCAAACGATCAAAACGATTTTGAACACGTACCTGTGGAATCTGTACGCACGATGATGCTCAATGGCTCATTCTTCATTTCGCTTGCACCGCACATGAACAAGATCCGAGGCGACTTGTATGCTTCGGATCCGGTTGCGCTCAAACAACACTTTGACGACGCCTCCATGCACCCGCGTCTTACACAGCCTGAACGTAATACTCTTCACCTCGTAGGTGCAGAAATTGCTGGACTTATGGGGCACCTTAAACAAGGGCGCGATCAGGTAGCAGTTGGCTCTAGTGATA
This window encodes:
- a CDS encoding MMPL family transporter, with translation MTQPIRELYQFGMAMMLGILIDTFIIRPLMAPAIVTLLGDRALLPAKPGQESREASMEPVPAS